TTCCAATAAGACTAAAAATCAAAGAATATCGTAGGATTTAATTTTTCAGAAAAGAATAATACTACGGAATCTGTATATTTAGTTCGTCAAATTTTCTTTTCAGCCTGAGATTAAATTCTCTTGCCACCGCCCATTGTTTGATAGGTTTGGTTTTTATCCTTGATTTGATTATTATTGCCGAATCATTAAATTTTTCCAGACCGAAAATTTCTATTGGCTCTAAAATATCATGTTTATGTTGAGAATTATTTTGTAAATCTTCTCCTATAGTTTTTATAATTTCAATAACATTATCGACATTTTCTTTCGAACTTACACCTATATCAAAAACAGAATAAGAATAATCTTTTGTCATGTTCGTAATTATATCTATTTTGCCGTTTCTAATAAAATGAACATTGCCTTCTATATCTCTTAAAACAACCATTTTTAAGTCAACTTTTTCGACAAGACCGCTTTTGTCTCCTATTTTTATAACATCACCAACTCGAATCTGATCGCCAACAAGTATTATAAATCCGCTTATAATATCCTCAACAAGACGTTGCGAACCAAAACCGACAGCTAATCCTACAACTCCCGCTGCTGCGAGCATCGGACCTATGTTAATACCCAGTTTTT
This portion of the bacterium genome encodes:
- a CDS encoding mechanosensitive ion channel family protein, which produces MHLQFYLDILVKWALTSGLKIIFIAVLMIIALKLVDNFTEKLIKNFVSSNCGSELEKRIHTLRTMTKSILDVLILSVGTMIILEKLGINIGPMLAAAGVVGLAVGFGSQRLVEDIISGFIILVGDQIRVGDVIKIGDKSGLVEKVDLKMVVLRDIEGNVHFIRNGKIDIITNMTKDYSYSVFDIGVSSKENVDNVIEIIKTIGEDLQNNSQHKHDILEPIEIFGLEKFNDSAIIIKSRIKTKPIKQWAVAREFNLRLKRKFDELNIQIP